Within Haematobia irritans isolate KBUSLIRL chromosome 2, ASM5000362v1, whole genome shotgun sequence, the genomic segment CATAAGCAgacaataaaaacactaaaacattttaaattattgcaaACAATTATTTATTGTCTAAATAACAAAACACAATTCATTTCAACGCCCATCAGCATCAAGACTAATTCTTTGGATATAGGAAATAACTAAATTTCTCTACAAGAACAAAGTTTACCAAGTTCCTGGAGCAGGAGCAACATTAACATTAGCTACTGAGTTGACATGACCTTCCAAGGGAGCAGTGTGAACAGCACCACGAGTTTTTGCCACATAGGTACCTTGAACACCAGCAAAAGGAGCAACATCTACAGCGGCTCCATGAGCCCATGGTCCCCAAGCTCCAGCCCAAGGTCCCCATGCGCCGTATGGAGATGAAACAGCAGTGTATGAAGCATGACCATCACCAACTACTACTTGAGGGTATCCCCAAGGCAAGACCGAAGATTGGACTCCAAAGGCCAAAGCCAAAGTGCACAAAACAGCGAATAAGAACTGTAACAAGAGCGAAAAGAAAAAGAATGTTAAATATCTTGTATATGATATAAAAACCGTCACAAACTCACTTTCATGTTTCTAAGATTGTGATGTGGAACTAACGAACTCAAGTTCTGATCTGTTTTCTCCCTCGATAGACTTCATATATTTATAGTTAAATTAGATCATTACAAAAGTCTTAGAGCACCTGGTCCATTATAGACACTCTTGTCGCTAAATGAGGGCAGGTAAATAAGTCAATCTCTTTGATTATGACACAATTCGCAT encodes:
- the LOC142226558 gene encoding adult cuticle protein 1-like; the encoded protein is MKFLFAVLCTLALAFGVQSSVLPWGYPQVVVGDGHASYTAVSSPYGAWGPWAGAWGPWAHGAAVDVAPFAGVQGTYVAKTRGAVHTAPLEGHVNSVANVNVAPAPGTW